The Stackebrandtia nassauensis DSM 44728 genome includes the window GTCGATCTCGGCGAGCGGCACCAAGCGGTAGACGGCGCCGGGAACCGGCACCAGATCCGGATCGGTCGCGTCGGCCGTTTCACGTGAAACATCGGACGGCGGCGCGGTCGGCTCCGCCGTCGCCGCGGCGGCGTCTCCCGCGCGCGGCTCCGGAACCGTCTCGGCGACGGGTGCCGTTTCACGTGAAACGGTCGCGGTCTCCTCCGCCGGTGCCTCCTGCTTCTCCGAGGGGATCAGTGCCGCCAGGCCCTTGCCGAGCCCGCCCTTCTTACGCATTACTTCGTCCCCATGGCTGCGCCGCGCACGGCGATTTCCTCGGCTGCTTCAAAGTAGCTGGAGGCTCCCCGGGAACCGGGGTCGTAGGTCATCACCGACTGGCCATAGCCGGGAGCCTCCGAGACCCGGACGCTGCGGGGCACCACCGATTTGAGCACGGTGTCCCCGAAGTGGCCGCGCACCTCCTGCTCCACCTGATCGGCGAGCTTGGTCCGCTTGTCGTACATCGTCAGCAGGATCGTCGAGACGTCCAGGGTCGGATTCAGGTGCACCTTCACCAGTTCGATGTTGCGCAGCAGCTGACCCAGCCCCTCCAGCGCGTAGTACTCGCACTGGATCGGGATCAGGACTTCCTCGGCGGCCACGAGCGCGTTGACCGTCAGCAGACCCAGCGAGGGCGGGCAGTCGATCAGCACGTAGTCGATGTCGTGGGTGTATCCGGCGAGCGCCTTCTTCAACCGCGCCTCGCGGGCCACGACCGAGACCAGTTCGACCTCGGCACCGGCCAGGTCGATGGTCGCGGGGGCGCACACGAGGTTCGGGATGCCCTCGACGGCCTGGGTCACCTCGCCCAGCGGGGTGCCCTCGATCAGTGCCTCGTAGATGCTCGGCGTACCCGCGCCGTGCTCGACACCCAGACCGGTGGACGCGTTCCCCTGCGGGTCGAGGTCGATCACCATCACGCGGTTGCCGTGCAGGGCCAGGGCGACACCGAGGTTCACGGCGGTGGTCGTCTTGCCGACGCCGCCCTTCTGGTTCGCGATGCCCAGCACCCGGCGCCGGGTGGGTCGGGGCAGCTGGCCGTCGCCGCCGGGGTTGAGCACCCGGACGGCGCGTTGGGCCTCCCGTGCCAGTGGCAGGTCGTCGTCCCACGGCGAGGGCCACTGGGTTTCCTCGGCCTGCTCGTCGGCACTCGGGCCGCCCACAGTCTGATCAGGTCGCATCTTCTGTTCTCCGCGCGTTGCCATGTGTCCTGATTCTCTTGCCCGAGCTGTTAATTCGGGATTCGTCGCAGAGTCCAGGACCTCCCGGATCCGTTCCCGGCTCGTCTCAGTTTCATCCCAGTCATCACGCACCCCGCAAGACTACGGCCCATCGATCGACTTGTCGCGTCCCGTCCCGCCGTTTCACGTGAAACATCGAAAATTGTGACCCGATCAGTTGCGCCGGAACATCCTGACCACGGTCGTCGGCGTGTCGAGCAGTTCGGTCCCGCACCGAACCACCTCGGGGTTCTCGGCTCCCCGCTTCTTCAGGTCCTTGGCGTACTTGACGATCTCGTCGGCGGCCGAGGCGCCCTTGATCGCCAGCACCTGTCCACCCGGCCGCGCCAGCGGCAGACACCAGTGGGACAGCTTCCCCAGCGGCGCCACCGCCCGGGAGGTCACCACGTCGGCCCTGCCGCGTGGCTTCACCTCCTCGGCCCTGGCTCGCAACACCTCGACGTTGTCGAGCCCGAGGGCTTCGGTCGCCTCGGTCAGGAACTCGGTCCGGCGTGCCATCGGCTCCACCAGGGTCACCACCACATCGGGCCGGACGATCGCCAGCACCAGTCCGGGCAGCCCGGCACCGGAGCCGATGTCGAGCACGTCCGCCTCCGGCTCGATCAGCTCGCCCAGCACCGCGCAGTTGAGCAGATGCCGCTCCCACAGTCGCGGCACCTCGCGCGGACCGATCAGTCCCCGGGTGACGCCGTCGTCGGCGAGCAGTTCGGCGTACTTCTCCGCCAGTGGCATACGGGTCGAAAAAACGGCGGTGGCCTTGTCGACCGCCGCCGTTTCACGTGAAACATCGTTCATGGGGCAATACTCATGAAGCTACCGGCCGCACCACGATCCGCCGATTGGGTTCGCTTCCCTCGGACTCGCTTTCCACGCCCTCGGTCGCGTTGATCACATCGTGAACGCATTTGCGTTCGAACGCGCTCATCGCCTCGAGCCGCACCAT containing:
- a CDS encoding ParA family protein, which produces MATRGEQKMRPDQTVGGPSADEQAEETQWPSPWDDDLPLAREAQRAVRVLNPGGDGQLPRPTRRRVLGIANQKGGVGKTTTAVNLGVALALHGNRVMVIDLDPQGNASTGLGVEHGAGTPSIYEALIEGTPLGEVTQAVEGIPNLVCAPATIDLAGAEVELVSVVAREARLKKALAGYTHDIDYVLIDCPPSLGLLTVNALVAAEEVLIPIQCEYYALEGLGQLLRNIELVKVHLNPTLDVSTILLTMYDKRTKLADQVEQEVRGHFGDTVLKSVVPRSVRVSEAPGYGQSVMTYDPGSRGASSYFEAAEEIAVRGAAMGTK
- the rsmG gene encoding 16S rRNA (guanine(527)-N(7))-methyltransferase RsmG; its protein translation is MNDVSRETAAVDKATAVFSTRMPLAEKYAELLADDGVTRGLIGPREVPRLWERHLLNCAVLGELIEPEADVLDIGSGAGLPGLVLAIVRPDVVVTLVEPMARRTEFLTEATEALGLDNVEVLRARAEEVKPRGRADVVTSRAVAPLGKLSHWCLPLARPGGQVLAIKGASAADEIVKYAKDLKKRGAENPEVVRCGTELLDTPTTVVRMFRRN